The following nucleotide sequence is from Cercospora beticola chromosome 2, complete sequence.
CCGTTCGACGCGTCCATAGTTGTATGCGCAGAATCGATGTCTACTATAACATACGAAAGCCAGTATGCTTCCAAGACTACTTGAGGGCTCCGATAACGGTCTCAGCCCCGCATTGCTCGAGAACCCACTAGTCAGTTGTGCGCGAACACCATTTCTTCAACACGAACGCTGCAACTCGCACATCCGGCTCGGGAAAGAGACAAGGTCAGTCGTTCCCATTTCGTGTGTTTCCAAAAATGTTCGAAGGAATCAGTGAAGTGAACTTGTGGCTTCGTACGCGGCTTGCCCAGCGTCTTAgttcctgcttcttctggtgAGCGCCCCGAAGGAGCGGCTTTGCCACGCCATTGAAAGCTCTCCGCCACACCGGCTTGACATTCTTTTCTCAAGCCTCCAACAATGAACAAGCTGCCAAAAATGGGCCAGCAAAGCCCATCGGGCGTTAGAAGACGTATAAGCGCGTAGTCACATGCAGAGGAAATTGCCGCGCTCAGCCGGAGCGCAAACGTTCAACACAGTGCACTGCTCTGCTCGAGCAAACATAGCGGAATTAGTCTCGAGGTATACGCGTATGACTGAGCAACGCGGTCTTGCCAAATTCTGGCAGAGCACTGATGGTTTTCTCAGGAGAGATGGAGGATGGTCTCAGTAGAGCCTCGATGCCTACAGCCGTGTAGCACCGCCAAGGACAGTTGAACACCGCGCGAGTCAACGGCTGCAAAATACCACAGTCAGTAGAACTTCGATCGACGTCGCATACAATTGCACGACTGCTTTGGAATCCTGTCCACTCTCACAGACTCTACTCCCGTTCGCGGCGATGGATTCGAGCAATGTCGCCACTTTTCAGCCACAAAATTGAGCACCGACGCCTGTCATCTACATACAGCAGGTCGTCGCGTGCCGTAACTTCTGCTGATGAAGTCAAATAATTTACTTGCCTCGGCGACCGGCTGAGCCACATGGAGTCAGTGCTCTGTATCGAGCTCGCCACTAGTGGGTGAAACAGCTTCCAGACCAACCAACAAGCTCGAGCCAACCGCGGGAGTAATCATTTGGCGCGACCAAGAAAGACTTCTTTCATTTGAGCTTGTAAAAGATTGCATGCCAATCGATACGCCACTCCGTATTCTTGGCCGTGTCGAACTACAGAGATATCCTAGACGAATCTCCGTCAGAACGCTCATGGCGTGTAGAAGTCACCAGGTACGAAACGAAACGATGCCTGTACAGTAGCCCCATACTTCTGGGGCAATCTGCAGATCTGATTGAGATCCTGCAATCTGCAACTTGTCTGTCAGCCGCTCAGGATGTCGTATCATTGCCTGACAAAGCGAACAAGGCGAGTGCCGTATCACGAGATCCCGAGCATACCAAACCGTAAACGGGAGGAGACAAGGTCTTCAAGAATTGCCAAGTGCCCAGCGGACTTGGCGAGATCAATCCGAAGCAGcaccacaccaccacccGAGTAGTTGGCACTGGAGTGCGCAGGGGCTGTTATCTTCAGCGCTGACTGTGAGGCTGACGAACAGAAATATTGCGTGGAGTGAGATAAGTGTTACAGTAGTCATACTCATTTGGTGCTGGAATTGGCGAAGTTGAACGACTTCAACCTCTCCGTGTCAAAGATAGAGCGTAGGGCGTCGGCCACAGACAGTGATATATTTGCAGTCAAGTCGAATAAACACGTTCGTGAGAAAATCGTTTTGGAACTTCTGACTGGATTCATGTATGGGTATCAAGCATAACTTCATCCAGCTCATTATCAATCAAACACTACCTTCCAACTATTGTATGACCACCTCTAGACGAACTTGTCGAGAATTCTTCTCCATGCTGGCCATGCAGCACGCTTCGCCTTGAGGGCCTGGAATGCCTCATAATCAAGCTCACGGCGACCAGAGTCAACATCGATCTCAGCGAGGCTCAACCAGCTCTTGCGCTTCCACAAGTAACCACCAAtgtagaagacgatgacgacgaagacggcgaGGTAGTTGAGGAAGAATGGCTCGACGCTAGCGTCGGCAATGGATGCGGCGATGGCGACGTAGAGCTGGGAACACGTTAGCCGAGAATCATATCAAGAGTAGCCATTGGAAAACTTACGGTAGCGGCCAAGACAACCACAACAAGGGCCACACCAACCCATGATCCCGCAACTCCGAAAGCAGCTTGGAATGGAAGCTCATCGAGGGTGTGGCCGTGGTACTTCCACGCGGATCGGAATCGGATGTGTGCAAGACAGATGCTTCCCCATGTGAACAGAGCGGCGAGGCCGGACAAGGAGAGGAGCCAGTTGAAGACAGTGACACCGCTGCTTGCAAGAGAGATGTAGGCGATACCACCGAAGGCGATGATCGTGATGGTAGCTGGAAGCGGTCGTCCGGCGCGGTCAACGTAGGCGAAGAACTTAGGAGCGTAGCCCTGCTCTGCGAGGGCAGTAAGGGTACGAGAACCACCGTAGACACCGGAGAGACCAATTGACAGAACTGACAACATGATGACCACGTTGACAAAGGTTCCAAAAGCGGGGATGCCGGCATTGATGGCGACCAAGACGAATGGCGAGGCAGAAACGTCGATCAggccaccagcaccaagaAGACGTGGGTCGTCGTATGGGACCAGGAGACCAACGAAGAACAAGCCGAGAACGTAGAAGAGAGTGATACGCCAGAACACCTGCTTGATGGCGCTAGGCAGGGCTTTTTGTGGGTTCTCAGACTCAGCTGCGGCCAGACCAACGAGTTCGGTgccggagaaggagaaagcagCAGTGACGAAGACACTGCAGAATCCTCGGAATCCGTTCGCGAAGGCGCCTGGGTTATACCATAGCCTGGCGCCCCAGTACTCGCCGTACTGGCCACTGCTTGGGCCTCCACCGCAGGCGAAGATGACACCCATGAtcatgaagacgatgacggTTGTGAGTTTCAACAATGAGACCCAGAATTCCTCTTCAGCATAGCCGAGGACACCGAAAACCgaaatgatgatgatgaatgcCCAGAAGACCGTGATCCAGACGGCGTTGTTGACTTCAAGACCGAAGAAATTCACTGTGAGACCAGCCACGACCAATTCTAGCGGTAGGACGACGGCCCATTGGAGGACGTAATTCCAACCCATGGCAAAACCCCAAGAAGGATCGATGAAGCGGACCGAGAAAGTGTAGAACCCACCAGAAATGGGGTAGATGTAGGCGAGTTCTCCGAGGGCGTGGACGACGTTGAAGATCATCTATCGCGATCCTATTAGAACTCTGCGACCTCGCAAACGCAACATGCTATACTTACAATACCGATGAGACCGAAGCAGATGAGGAGAGATGCTGGACCACCACGGTTCAGGGCGCTACCAGATCCGACGAAAAGACCAGCACCGATGGAGCCACCAATGGCAATCATGTTCAGGTGGCGAGCCTTCATGGTCTTGTTGAGCTGATTGTGCTTGTCTGAAGCATTTCGGCGCTTGAAAGATTCGGCAGTCAGACCCAAACGGGTCATCAGGCGAGGCTCTCTGTAGTCACCGAAGACCTCGCCGTCCTGGCTGGAGCCGGAGGTCTTGATCTCAGGCGCATGGCCCTTCTCGACCTCCATTCGGATTGGGTCCGGCATGGCGGTAGTATTCATGACGGGCAAGGACGCTGACTTGAATAAAGGCGCGGCGCACGCGACAGCGATGGGGAGAAGAAAGGCGCGCTTCGACGGGACGCGCTCACGATACTTATACCGCGCTTTGTCGAGCACGTCGCGCGCGAACCACACGCATGCGGTTTGCTCTAGTGCAAGCTAACCACGAGCCAGACCCTTGAGAGCTCGTGGCACGGCGGCCAAGTGATAAAGTTTCCGCTTGATTCTTGGTGCCAATGCTGGACGCTGGGCGCGGCGAACCAATGTTGTGGCTTTTCGTCTTTGTCTCTACCAGTACAGCTTATCTCCTGCCGGTTCGGGCGTACACTTTGGGTTGGATGTCCGCGCCGTTCAGTCGAAGGATCATGTTGTCGCGGTCTCTGCGGGAATTTGGACTTCGCACATGCGTGGAAGGCCTTCTAGTGGCGTTGCTGCTCGGCCTTGGTCTTCTGGCGTCGTATTTGCCCGCCGACAACCGAGTGCAACGTCAAGCCATTGTCGTGTGCAGGAGAAGTCATTGTGTAAGATGGCGTTGCGATTTCTAAGGGGCGTATTGTTGTGGGCAGTATGGGGCGTGTTACCTAATAGCACGCGGAGGTGGATGTGAAGATTTTGTGGAGactggagaagaagctggagagatGGGCGATCGCAGCCGAGGAACACTTGGTCCTGCGTGTCTGATGCTTTCCATCTGCTAAGATCGTCTGCTGAGACCGCTGCTCGTTCTGCACGCAGCTGGTGGTCACTGGTAGCGTGTACACCTGCGGTCTTAGCCATGTCTTCTCGCTAACGCTTCTCACCTATCACGTCCGTTCGCTGAGCGGGAGGCCTGCATGCCGCAGATCTCGCATGCTCACGTGTCCACCGCACTTCACCATCGTCGCCAGTGCAACTCTGACCTGCGTGCGGCACCCTCCGCGCGTCGTGAGCTTCGAAGCCAGTTGGACAGTCGGCAAGTCGAGCAAGTCGTGTGGCTTGGCAGGGAAAGACGATCAGATACGTATCGGCATCGGTGAAGCGTTATTGTCGTGCGGCAGTGCGGTATTTGGTGGGTTGGTGTTCGTGAAGTGGTGTCAGCgatgaggtgaagtcgggATGTGCGGAGGCGTCTGCAATGAAGTGGAAGGCACGCACGGTGCTACGCGACCGCACAGGACGGGGAAGGCACTGTCCTTGAGAAGCCAAGAAGGAGACATTGGCCAATATGAACACGTTGTGTCAATTCCACGCCCTGTACCGAAAGCGACAGCCTAACTATCAACTGCAGGTCAAAGACAGCTGGaactggtgctgctgcgggaTCTCTCTGGCAGTTAAGGCATCTACTTTCACATATGCATTTGGTGCTAGAGCACCCCAGCAAGAGAAATTTGTCAGAGACTTCCCATAACTTACATATGTACATAGCATCTGCCGCAGTATGCAGCAATGCGTGCAACTCTTCTCTCTGCGCTGGCCGTAGCTGATTTATCGTCACACTATCAGAACAGGAACGTCTTCTCGGCGATATCCGCAAACGTTTCCCACCAAGTGGCCTCCAAATTTCTCCTCTGCCACGTCGTCTTCAAGAACTGCTCCATTATAGGTAAGCAACCGAATGCCAGGTACGAGACCGTGGGCGACAAGGCACGAGAGATCATCTCTTGATCAGCTCGCAGCAGACAATGCGCTCCGATGATGACCAACGGCAGTACGAtgcaatgctgcagcatgcCCGAGAACAAGTCTTGACTCAGCATCAAGGCGGCCTTCTTCGTGTACTGTTGCACAGCCGGATCGTCGACCGGTTTCAGTCTGATCGCCCGTTCATAAAATATGCGTGCCGAGATATCCCAGATAGTACAAAATGCAGTCCACTCGTCCATCTCTGCACTATCGCGTTCCCGAGCATCTTCTCGTCGAGCAAAGTGTGCGCGGAGGGGGGCACTGAGCATGATTTCGAAGTGGGAAAGGCGCTTGCGCATTACTTCCAAGCCATATGCCTTGATACTGCCGTGGACTATACTGGCAAGTGCTGCGACCCTGCTTAAGTTCTCCGCAGCCCATATAATCGCATTATTTGGATCAAGTCTCCCCCACCAGGCTTCTGTATTGGCGAGTTTGCGGTAGATGCTTGGGTCGAAATGTGGTCTGCGGCCACTGAGAATAGCATGCACAAGGTCTAGAGTGGCGAATACAGAGAGTAGATGTGACCTGATGCCACCTTCCGCAATCATCTCCGGAACAATCTTCTCCCAGCGGTCCAGAATAGCAAAGCCGCCTTTCAAGTGCAGTGTCGATGCACTCGTCTCTTCTGTAGGCTCAATCATCCCATCCAGTAAGCAGAACAGAACGTTTGTTGAGAAGAGGTCTTTTGCAGCGGCGTCTTCACATGCGCTTGACGCTAGCTGTTTGCGGAAGGTTACGATGGCGCTCTGTCGTGTGCGGTTCCTTGTCGTGGCGGACCCGTACTTCGACTGCATGTCGAAATGTGCTCGCGCCATCGCCAGCATGGCTTCATGGAGGGCCTCATTCTGAAGCAGGATATTGTGATCCAGTGAAAGGACAAAGTCTCCCATGCAGTAGCGAGGCAGCACTACGTTAGTGAAGTAAGGCACGAGCGAGGCCCGATCCACTGGTGAGGCCAGAGCCGCAGGCAACACGGCAGTAGTGGAGAGGTCAGATCGGCGGCGCTCGACGACTGGGGATTTGGAGGACCTGTCAGAAGCTgtggaagctgcagaagTAGAATGACGGTCGTCCTCGTCAGGGCCCACAGTCTGCAGCTTTGCAGAGCCAAGATCATCAGGTCTCGACGCAGAAGGCGGTGCGTGACGGCCACGTAGAGCCATCCCGCCAACCCATTTAAACGGCATGCCACCATACGAACATTCTCGCTCGTCCCTCTGGCATCTCCCACACGCCGGCTTAGCCAGGTCGCACTTCACGCGGCGGCTTTTGCAATGCCAGCATGATCCTTCGACGACGCGAGCGCGCCGAGCTGTCGTGGGCATATTGCTGAGGAGGCGTCGTGATCGGTGTCTTCCACTTCCCACGCGACGGCATTGCGATACGGCTTATCTTCGTTCACTGCCATTGAGAGCGTTTGCGGGCAAGCATAGAATGGAAGGGATTCGACGTCTGCATGATGCCTCTGGATCCTGGCCCTGGCAAAAAGTAAAAGGAAGTTTGCTCGGTTTTCGGGTGGAAGTTCAACCGCTTCCGGTGCCCTTGTGTCTTGGAATTCTTGGTCGAGTTGTTGCACTCGTCCTTGCCATTCTCGCGCAGATGATGCTCCATTTCTGCCGACGGACAGTTTGATGCTCGCATGTGAGTG
It contains:
- the INDA1 gene encoding Amino-acid permease inda1 gives rise to the protein MNTTAMPDPIRMEVEKGHAPEIKTSGSSQDGEVFGDYREPRLMTRLGLTAESFKRRNASDKHNQLNKTMKARHLNMIAIGGSIGAGLFVGSGSALNRGGPASLLICFGLIGIMIFNVVHALGELAYIYPISGGFYTFSVRFIDPSWGFAMGWNYVLQWAVVLPLELVVAGLTVNFFGLEVNNAVWITVFWAFIIIISVFGVLGYAEEEFWVSLLKLTTVIVFMIMGVIFACGGGPSSGQYGEYWGARLWYNPGAFANGFRGFCSVFVTAAFSFSGTELVGLAAAESENPQKALPSAIKQVFWRITLFYVLGLFFVGLLVPYDDPRLLGAGGLIDVSASPFVLVAINAGIPAFGTFVNVVIMLSVLSIGLSGVYGGSRTLTALAEQGYAPKFFAYVDRAGRPLPATITIIAFGGIAYISLASSGVTVFNWLLSLSGLAALFTWGSICLAHIRFRSAWKYHGHTLDELPFQAAFGVAGSWVGVALVVVVLAATLYVAIAASIADASVEPFFLNYLAVFVVIVFYIGGYLWKRKSWLSLAEIDVDSGRRELDYEAFQALKAKRAAWPAWRRILDKFV